One window of the Oncorhynchus mykiss isolate Arlee chromosome 5, USDA_OmykA_1.1, whole genome shotgun sequence genome contains the following:
- the ca9 gene encoding carbonic anhydrase 9 isoform X2, which translates to MILKIFLTLLFLHGLVLNASSSSSSSEEEDGGSSEKDSGEHHPKGVPHGGHWGYEDQAAWSSEFSHCSGKSQSPIDIDTRRALYDRSLPPITLEDYDLTDSSALTLLNNGHTLQLVLPNTMRITSGFDNEFRAAQLHFHWGTKEVPGSEHTIDNVHFPAEIHIVHYNSKYANLSEAASKSDGLAVLGGFIGIGLHENDNYEKILSALADVSIEESNTEIPAFNVRHLLPNKLERFYRYNGSLTTPPCFQTVNWTMFNDTITVSRRQLAALEDTLKAGQHQHLTKNFRAPQLLHGRHVLASFTDTPTIVVAGHPSISINTLSETDASNSEGPSTGPSEVLARGDILAIAFGALFAVTLLLFTLYAYQQRKKYSR; encoded by the exons ATGATTCTCAAGAtcttcctcaccctcctcttcctccatggtTTGGTGCTAAAtgcatcctcctcttcctcatcctccgaAGAGGAGGATGGCGGGAGCAGTGAGAAGGACAGCGGGGAGCATCATCCTAAAG GTGTCCCTCATGGTGGACACTGGGGCTACGAAG ATCAAGCTGCCTGGTCCTCTGAGTTCTCACACTGCAGTGGAAAATCCCAGTCTCCCATTGACATTGATACCAGGAGAGCCCTCTATGACCGCAGCCTGCCACCCATAACTCTGGAGGACTATGATCTGACAGACAGCTCAGCATTGACACTGTTGAACAACGGCCATACCT tgcaGCTGGTCCTGCCCAACACCATGCGCATCACCAGTGGGTTTGACAACGAGTTCCGGGCCGCCCAACTGCATTTCCACTGGGGGACCAAAGAGGTGCCAGGATCTGAACACACCATAGATAACGTCCACTTCCCTGCAGAG ATCCACATAGTTCATTACAACTCTAAATATGCAAATCTGTCCGAGGCAGCCAGCAAATCAGATGGCCTGGCTGTATTAGGGGGCTTCATCGGG ATTGGTCTTCATGAGAATGACAACTATGAAAAGATCCTGTCTGCGCTCGCTGATGTCAGCATCGAAG AGTCTAACACTGAGATCCCTGCCTTCAATGTCCGTCATCTTTTGCCAAACAAGCTGGAGCGCTTCTACAGATATAATGGCTCCCTTACCACTCCTCCCTGCTTCCAAACAGTCAACTGGACAATGTTCAATGATACCATCACAGTGTCCAGGAGGCAG TTGGCTGCTCTGGAGGACACACTGAAAGCAGGCCAACACCAGCACCTGACCAAGAATTTCAGAGCACCTCAGCTTCTACATGGGAGACACGTCCTTGCCTCGTTCACAGACACTCCCACCATAGTCG TTGCAGGACATCCAAGTATCTCTATCAACACCTTGTCGGAGACTGATGCCTCTAACAGTGAAGGGCCATCAACTGGGCCATCTG AGGTCCTAGCAAGAG GAGATATCTTGGCCATAGCCTTCGGAGCTCTCTTTGCCGTCACTTTGCTGCTATTCACGCTCTATGCATACCAACAGCGTAAAAAATACTCTAGGTAG
- the ca9 gene encoding carbonic anhydrase 14 isoform X1, translating to MILKIFLTLLFLHGLVLNASSSSSSSEEEDGGSSEKDSGEHHPKGVPHGGHWGYEDQAAWSSEFSHCSGKSQSPIDIDTRRALYDRSLPPITLEDYDLTDSSALTLLNNGHTLQLVLPNTMRITSGFDNEFRAAQLHFHWGTKEVPGSEHTIDNVHFPAEIHIVHYNSKYANLSEAASKSDGLAVLGGFIGIGLHENDNYEKILSALADVSIEESNTEIPAFNVRHLLPNKLERFYRYNGSLTTPPCFQTVNWTMFNDTITVSRRQLAALEDTLKAGQHQHLTKNFRAPQLLHGRHVLASFTDTPTIVVAGHPSISINTLSETDASNSEGPSTGPSEVLARGDILAIAFGALFAVTLLLFTLYAYQQRKKYSSIKKDSRQNVIYKPATKEEA from the exons ATGATTCTCAAGAtcttcctcaccctcctcttcctccatggtTTGGTGCTAAAtgcatcctcctcttcctcatcctccgaAGAGGAGGATGGCGGGAGCAGTGAGAAGGACAGCGGGGAGCATCATCCTAAAG GTGTCCCTCATGGTGGACACTGGGGCTACGAAG ATCAAGCTGCCTGGTCCTCTGAGTTCTCACACTGCAGTGGAAAATCCCAGTCTCCCATTGACATTGATACCAGGAGAGCCCTCTATGACCGCAGCCTGCCACCCATAACTCTGGAGGACTATGATCTGACAGACAGCTCAGCATTGACACTGTTGAACAACGGCCATACCT tgcaGCTGGTCCTGCCCAACACCATGCGCATCACCAGTGGGTTTGACAACGAGTTCCGGGCCGCCCAACTGCATTTCCACTGGGGGACCAAAGAGGTGCCAGGATCTGAACACACCATAGATAACGTCCACTTCCCTGCAGAG ATCCACATAGTTCATTACAACTCTAAATATGCAAATCTGTCCGAGGCAGCCAGCAAATCAGATGGCCTGGCTGTATTAGGGGGCTTCATCGGG ATTGGTCTTCATGAGAATGACAACTATGAAAAGATCCTGTCTGCGCTCGCTGATGTCAGCATCGAAG AGTCTAACACTGAGATCCCTGCCTTCAATGTCCGTCATCTTTTGCCAAACAAGCTGGAGCGCTTCTACAGATATAATGGCTCCCTTACCACTCCTCCCTGCTTCCAAACAGTCAACTGGACAATGTTCAATGATACCATCACAGTGTCCAGGAGGCAG TTGGCTGCTCTGGAGGACACACTGAAAGCAGGCCAACACCAGCACCTGACCAAGAATTTCAGAGCACCTCAGCTTCTACATGGGAGACACGTCCTTGCCTCGTTCACAGACACTCCCACCATAGTCG TTGCAGGACATCCAAGTATCTCTATCAACACCTTGTCGGAGACTGATGCCTCTAACAGTGAAGGGCCATCAACTGGGCCATCTG AGGTCCTAGCAAGAG GAGATATCTTGGCCATAGCCTTCGGAGCTCTCTTTGCCGTCACTTTGCTGCTATTCACGCTCTATGCATACCAACAGCGTAAAAAATACTCTAG TATCAAAAAGGACTCCAGGCAGAACGTTATCTACAAACCAGCAACTAAAGAAGAGGCATAG